One window from the genome of Yarrowia lipolytica chromosome 1B, complete sequence encodes:
- a CDS encoding uncharacterized protein (Compare to YALI0B10890g, some similarities with uniprot|Q9V951 Drosophila melanogaster CG9945 protein (AT18160p)), with product MAKRKRACLGVRPTDTHTRFVVRNVAYLLSMCPSEDLPPHLARIRDTPYDYAAPLLEWKDVHVFLSSQDGVTDELVGMVKKCHEILSDANESLFIPHVYNGNGLDSEGGLGPYHMWLGRRHLTLEDYGMALENDQYSFGEGYPNFSSLELIQKNHTGQFPEEEIGYNCMNLWYLRLLDNPLSPLFLHVKALLRYDEFPDNWWHVNFQDRKSAIKNDKAAALVRRMISATELANGLVTLTELRSGYFFGVKTPPDLLPDDHPVYQGQFDDFVLGHRHLTRRHRQEYMKSWGQYISPRLQKLLGFKAREGKPLRDTRGVKHAQKQLFGKGSIRENIARRELSGSNQHNRLFKASFLPNPIGKVIQSEESRTYCGAYSSDGSRYLTINQDSVATLYHVDTDGVPSYLSATIPLHSNSWTITDCAFANTCNKWAAVAFDGCLYISGDMDEDEEDCDFEEVNTYGHAAAFSVKWSSDDRLMLLGRSARLGYTVIDSETGKYMYRRKSLSDMNEATWATGSDNVFFGAMDSGTLDQFDLRLKDSHIRSFVGHLSGLTSCDVHSDGVHVLTTAKDGRSKLWDVRKASLQRNGEYVSRSEFNQYRIRSDYRETLSYLPPSMEDHPLDESVVTYSGAFVVKSLVRSRFSPCGGYVASGSADGIVRVWKLDGTLATCLNSHQSLKTATDRYLDPALIGARASLSSLIRDVQWHPKSNALAASMFISSPDDGLALRERLDNLHGVSVGGAFTWQTFQPQQCGATVVHSVGTDMGLFRTEKDKMSLKPYIYECPEYFKTEERVRGDSGYSLSERWYEVHGS from the coding sequence ATGGCTAAAAGAAAACGAGCCTGCCTAGGCGTGCGCCCAAccgacacacacacaagatTTGTGGTCCGAAACGTGGCCTATCTGCTCTCAATGTGTCCATCAGAAGATCTGCCACCTCACCTTGCTCGTATCAGAGACACACCTTACGACTATGCTGCCCCGCTACTGGAATGGAAGGATGTGCATGTTTTTTTGAGCTCTCAAGACGGCGTGACAGACGAATTAGTAGGCATGGTTAAGAAATGTCACGAGATACTCTCTGATGCCAACGAGTCTCTCTTCATTCCTCATGTTTACAACGGCAACGGTCTTGACTCCGAAGGAGGACTAGGTCCTTACCACATGTGGCTTGGACGCCGCCATTTGACGTTGGAGGACTACGGAATGGCGCTGGAGAACGATCAGTACAGCTTTGGAGAAGGGTATCCGAACTTCAGCAGCCTCGAGCTCATTCAGAAGAATCACACTGGGCAGTTccctgaggaggagattggcTACAATTGCATGAACCTGTGGTACTTGCGCCTCCTGGACAaccctctctctcctttATTTCTTCATGTGAAGGCTCTGCTGAGATATGACGAGTTCCCTGATAATTGGTGGCACGTGAACTTCCAAGACCGCAAATCGGCTatcaagaacgacaaggCTGCCGCACTAGTACGGAGAATGATTTCGGCAACCGAACTGGCCAACGGACTTGTCACTCTCACCGAGCTACGAAGTGGTTACTTCTTCGGTGTTAAGACCCCTCCTGACCTTTTGCCTGATGATCATCCTGTCTACCAGGGACAGTTTGACGACTTTGTGCTTGGCCATCGTCACTTGACACGCCGTCATCGCCAGGAATACATGAAAAGTTGGGGTCAATACATCTCTCCTCGATTACAGAAGCTGTTAGGATTCAAGgcgagagaaggaaaacCACTGAGAGACACGAGAGGTGTCAAGCATGCCCAGAAACAGCTGTTCGGAAAGGGGTCTATTAGAGAGAACATAGCCAGGCGTGAGCTATCCGGAAGTAATCAGCACAATCGTCTGTTTAAAGCCTCTTTCCTGCCAAATCCCATTGGTAAGGTAATCCAGAGTGAAGAATCTCGAACATACTGCGGTGCTTACTCATCGGATGGTTCTCGGTATCTCACAATAAATCAAGACTCGGTAGCCACTTTGTATCACGTTGATACGGACGGCGTCCCCTCTTATCTCTCGGCAACCATTCCTCTTCATTCAAACTCTTGGACCATCACTGACTGTGCATTTGCCAATACATGCAACAAATGGGCTGCAGTAGCATTTGATGGCTGTTTGTACATTTCAGGAGATATggatgaagatgaggaagaCTGCGACTTTGAGGAAGTGAACACTTATGGCCACGCAGCCGCATTTTCGGTTAAGTGGAGTTCTGACGATCGACTTATGTTACTTGGAAGGTCCGCACGGCTTGGATATACCGTCATTGATTCAGAAACTGGAAAATACATGTATCGAAGAAAGAGTTTATCCGACATGAATGAAGCCACTTGGGCAACAGGGTCCGATAACGTGTTTTTTGGAGCAATGGACAGCGGGACGCTTGACCAGTTCGATCTACGCCTCAAGGACTCACATATTCGATCATTTGTGGGTCATTTGAGTGGTCTTACATCGTGTGATGTGCATTCAGATGGTGTACATGTTCTGACAACGGCCAAAGATGGAAGATCCAAGCTTTGGGATGTTCGAAAAGCATCTCTGCAGCGAAACGGAGAGTATGTCTCCCGTTCAGAGTTCAACCAGTACCGCATCAGATCCGATTACAGAGAAACACTTAGTTACCTTCCACCCAGTATGGAAGATCATCCTCTTGATGAAAGTGTGGTGACTTACTCCGGAGCCTTCGTTGTCAAGAGTCTAGTCCGGTCTCGTTTCAGCCCCTGTGGAGGGTACGTGGCTAGTGGTTCAGCAGATGGAATAGTGCGTGTTTGGAAGCTCGATGGAACCCTAGCAACGTGCTTGAATAGTCACCAATCTCTGAAGACTGCTACAGACAGGTACCTTGATCCTGCCCTGATTGGTGCGCGTGCTTCTTTATCTTCTCTTATCCGTGATGTTCAGTGGCATCCCAAGTCCAATGCCTTGGCAGCTTCAATGTTCATCAGCAGTCCCGACGATGGGCTTGCACTTAGAGAACGCCTTGATAATTTACATGGAGTATCTGTGGGCGGGGCTTTCACTTGGCAGACCTTTCAGCCTCAGCAATGTGGAGCAACAGTTGTGCACTCTGTGGGAACGGATATGGGACTGTTCCGGACCGAGAAGGACAAAATGAGTCTGAAGCCATACATATACGAGTGTCCTGAGTATTTTAAAACGGAGGAGCGTGTCAGAGGTGACTCTGGATATTCTTTATCAGAGCGGTGGTATGAGGTACATGGCAGCTAG
- a CDS encoding uncharacterized protein (Compare to YALI0B10912g, similar to Saccharomyces cerevisiae YAF9 (YNL107W); ancestral locus Anc_2.170, similar to uniprot|P53930 Saccharomyces cerevisiae YNL107w YAF9), whose protein sequence is MAAGASLKRIKNIAISRPILYGNTATPLTEEEKANPAVSPDHTHSWTIFVRSPVLDMKSDAASISRVKNKLAVATNKKEASPTPETNHELGFIKKVVFKLHDTYANSTRTIEEPPFEVTETGWGEFEISIRIFFPTEMGEKNILLYHHLKLHPYKKDNIPAQIGAPGGAPNANEDEENTNVPQPVDSYVYDELVFNEPSEQMFELLTSRPGALLPAKSDPNDPSKSYSLQTEAEELDRLTAGLETVYQQVQKTKEYILQLEKEKETLSQ, encoded by the exons ATGGCAGCAGGAGCCTCTCTGAAGCGGATCAAG AACATTGCAATCTCGCGACCCATTCTCTATGGAAACACGGCGACGCCACtgacggaggaggagaaggcaaATCCTGCTGTCTCGCCCGATCACACGCACAGCTGGACGATCTTCGTGCGGTCACCCGTGCTGGATATGAAGTCTGATGCGGCGTCTATATCACGTGTCAAAAACAAACTGGCAGTTGCAACtaacaagaaggaggcaaGTCCAACACCCGAAACCAACCACGAGCTTGGATTCATCAAAAAGGTGGTTTTCAAGCTCCACGACACGTACGCCAACTCCACTCGAACGATAGAAGAGCCTCCCTTTGAGGTAACGGAAACAGGGTGGGGAGAGTTCGAAATCAGCATCCGGATCTTCTTCCCCACGGAAATGGGAGAGAAGAACATTCTACTGTACCACCATCTCAAGCTGCATCcctacaagaaggacaatATTCCTGCTCAAATCGGAGCACCAGGAGGAGCCCCTAACGCCaatgaggatgaggagaaCACGAATGTCCCGCAACCAGTTGACTCATACGTGTACGACGAGCTGGTGTTCAACGAACCGTCAGAACAGATGTTCGAACTGCTCACATCTAGGCCTGGCGCTCTGCTGCCGGCAAAGTCGGATCCCAACGATCCCAGTAAGTCGTACTCGTTGCAAACagaggccgaggagctggaccGACTCACCGCGGGTCTGGAAACGGTGTACCAGCAGGTGcagaagaccaaggagtATATTCTtcagctggagaaggaaaaagagaCTCTGTCGCAATAG
- a CDS encoding uncharacterized protein (Compare to YALI0B10934g, similar to uniprot|Q05123 Saccharomyces cerevisiae YMR033w ARP9 Actin-related protein, similar to Saccharomyces cerevisiae ARP9 (YMR033W); ancestral locus Anc_2.593): MVQYRDENILVVSIGSKTTQAQFGLAESLTQAQAKVPSVIYRVPNPDGSNKPFFSSTGDEANAVWPLKEGKIVDLPAFEYLLQLITQTMQKTKPEIPLAGSALFLVSSTLWTRLQLEHVTQYVFEEMNFPAFAAIPEAVCLTYAYNSPDAFIIDVGEDMTTLTPMTDFTIVEPAQIVIPMGASSVKKKLAAKLPELTPAQIEALLKSDIYEVLHKDAKNLWSAMNQPDAPDRDEETSIDVAAIVASGKTREILAEREKNKKKETEIPNSEKNTNTFVDDDGVEHTVGQERFHGTEELIEAITEETDLSISFVDEFSKRQPIWNNIIIAGGISGIHGFKEAIMASLTNKFLVARQSTYSELPSNFNTSGRNTPTVGGATTGGATPINPLYSQALQTQIGHGQAPTSMRLAKMSEYFSEWKSSKLERAAFLGAQIGAKQIFGTNIEGAYISRQEYNEVGPVSVWDI; encoded by the coding sequence ATGGTCCAGTACAGAGACGAAAACATCCTGGTGGTGAGCATTGGGTCCAAGACTACCCAGGCGCAGTTTGGGCTGGCTGAGAGCTTGACCCAGGCCCAGGCCAAGGTTCCTTCTGTTATCTACAGAGTGCCCAATCCTGACGGCTCCAACAAGCCGTTCTTTTCGAGCACTGGAGATGAAGCCAACGCCGTTTGGCCGCTCAAGGAGGGCAAGATTGTCGACCTGCCAGCCTTTGAGTACCTGCTGCAGTTGATTACCCAGACGATGCAGAAGACCAAGCCCGAAATTCCTCTGGCCGGCTCTGCTTTGTTTCTGGTGTCGTCTACCTTGTGGACCCGTCTGCAGCTggagcacgtgactcagTACGTGTTTGAAGAGATGAACTTCCCTGCGTTCGCCGCCATCCCCGAGGCCGTGTGTCTCACCTACGCTTACAACTCGCCCGACGCATTTATCATTGACGTCGGAGAGGACATGACCACTCTGACGCCCATGACGGACTTCACCATCGTCGAACCCGCCCAGATCGTCATCCCCATGGGTGCCAGTAGCGTCAAGAAGAAACTTGCGGCCAAGCTGCCCGAACTCACACCTGCCCAGATTGAAGCACTGCTCAAGTCTGATATCTACGAGGTGCTGCACAAGGATGCCAAGAACTTGTGGTCGGCCATGAACCAGCCCGACGCCCCTGATAGAGACGAGGAGACGTCAATCGACGTGGCCGCCATTGTGGCATCTGGAAAAACACGAGAGATCCTTGCCGAGCGGgaaaagaacaagaagaaggaaacAGAGATCCCCAACTCGGAAaagaacacaaacaccttTGTGGACGACGATGGAGTGGAACACACGGTTGGCCAGGAGCGATTCCACGGCACTGAGGAGCTGATCGAGGCCATCACCGAAGAGACCGACTTGTCCATTTCGTTTGTGGACGAATTCTCCAAGCGGCAGCCCATCTGGAACAATATCATCATCGCTGGCGGCATTTCTGGTATCCACGGATTCAAGGAGGCCATCATGGCGTCGCTGACCAACAAGTTCCTGGTTGCCCGACAGTCCACCTATTCGGAGCTGCCCTCCAATTTCAACACCAGTGGACGAAACACCCCCACGGTCGGAGGAGCCACCACAGGCGGCGCAACGCCCATCAACCCTCTGTACAGCCAGGCGCTGCAGACACAGATTGGCCATGGCCAGGCACCGACGTCCATGCGGCTGGCCAAGATGTCTGAGTATTTCAGCGAGTGGAAGAGCTCCAAGCTGGAGCGAGCCGCATTCCTTGGTGCCCAGATTGGTGCCAAGCAGATTTTCGGCACTAACATCGAGGGTGCCTACATTTCGCGACAAGAGTATAATGAGGTGGGTCCCGTGTCCGTGTGGGATATTTAA
- a CDS encoding uncharacterized protein (Compare to YALI0B10956g, similar to DEHA0E11704g Debaryomyces hansenii, similar to Saccharomyces cerevisiae YMR034C; ancestral locus Anc_2.594), with protein sequence MGKLVDKLMKVINFLISQWFIIGMGVAVAIAYAAPNYARSGGMIRSDITIEYLAVAAIFLISGLSMPSRTLLKELGNWRAHLITQGLSFLVTPALMFGFVKAIYAADDPRIDKYVLVGMIICGCTPTTVSSNVVMTRNAGGNDSLSLLEVTIGNVMGAFVSPALLQLYLSDSTGFGFGNPAKDSSMTELYRRVMKQLGLSLFVPLFVGQVVQNVFPTKTKWVVTKFKLAKLGTFCLLLLIWATFSTSFYDNAFESVPKATMIMVPFFNIGIYLLFTVICFACARSPIPRLLAPHPPTEVSSRPYKLLHRFISGFYFNKRNTVAIMLCGAAKTVALGVPLINAQYGSGSSLVGRVSIPLTLFQGEQILTAQLLVPIFKRWIGDEGKEPENEFDDITVNSKSSNDLEKAMPAITAAPVSSPPAGKDKSAVTSTAVDTNTTGTHTSDFIFESESNPDKIRQDEEVEAKM encoded by the coding sequence ATGGGAAAACTTGTCGACAAGTTGATGAAGGTCATAAACTTCTTGATCTCACAGTGGTTCATTATAGGCATGGGAGTAGCGGTTGCCATCGCATATGCCGCCCCGAACTACGCGAGATCAGGAGGTATGATCCGGTCAGATATTACCATCGAGTATCTGGCAGTAGCCGCTATTTTCCTCATTTCGGGGCTCAGCATGCCCTCTAGAAccctgctcaaggagctgggcAACTGGCGAGCACACTTAATAACACAAGGGCTATCATTTCTGGTCACACCTGCTCTCATGTTTGGTTTCGTTAAGGCTATCTACGCGGCTGACGATCCACGAATCGATAAATACGTGCTTGTGGGCATGATTATTTGCGGTTGCACACCCACAACGGTGTCGTCTAACGTCGTCATGACTAGAAATGCCGGGGGAAACGACTCGCTGTCGTTGTTGGAAGTCACTATTGGAAATGTCATGGGTGCATTCGTTTCTCCTgctcttctgcagctctATCTTTCTGACTCGACGGGTTTCGGGTTTGGTAACCCCGCGAAGGACTCGTCTATGACGGAACTTTACCGACGAGTCATGAAACAGCTTGGTTTGTCGCTCTTCGTGCCTCTGTTCGTGGGACAGGTAGTACAGAACGTGTTCCCCACAAAGACCAAATGGGTAGTCACCAAGTTCAAACTGGCCAAGCTTGGAACTTTTtgtcttctgctgctcataTGGGCCACCTTCTCAACTTCCTTCTACGACAACGCGTTTGAGTCTGTGCCCAAAGCCACCATGATCATGGTTCCGTTCTTCAACATTGGCATCTACCTGTTGTTCACCGTCATTTGCTTTGCCTGTGCTAGATCACCAATTCCCAGACTTCTAGCACCCCATCCACCCACAGAGGTTTCCTCCAGACCCTACAAACTGCTTCATCGGTTCATTTCGGGTTTTTACTTCAACAAGAGAAACACCGTCGCTATCATGCTCTGCGGAGCAGCAAAGACAGTCGCTCTGGGTGTCCCCCTCATCAACGCACAATACGGATCAGGTAGTTCTCTTGTAGGTCGCGTCTCAATCCCTCTGACCCTCTTTCAGGGAGAGCAGATTCTCACTGCTCAGTTGCTGGTCCCCATTTTCAAACGGTGGATTGGAGACGAAGGAAAGGAGCCTGAAAACGAGTTTGATGACATAACAGTCAACTCCAAGTCTAGTAACGACCTCGAAAAAGCTATGCCGGCCATCACTGCTGCTCCAGTATCTTCACCTCCAGCAGGAAAGGACAAATCCGCCGTTACAAGTACCGCAGTAGATACTAACACGACAGGCACACATACAAGCGACTTTATTTTCGAGTCGGAATCTAATCCTGATAAAATCAGACAGGATGAAGAAGTAGAGGCTAAAATGTGA